Below is a genomic region from Chitinophagales bacterium.
TGCCCGAGGCTGACGAGATCGGCCCGCATGGACTTATAAAACAATTCCTGGATAGAAAGCCGGTTAACGGTAGTTTGTGTTATCTGTGCATTAAAACCTCCGGTCACGCTGCCGGCGCTGACACCATCTTTACTTTTTCCTTTCCGGAAATAAGTCTTGTTCAATACAAGATAAGGAGCACCGGTGTCGAGGATGAAATTACCGGTGACGGAATCAACCGTTGCTTCCACCAGCAACAGGTTTTCGGCTCTCTTGATGGGTACCACCAGCACATCAAACTCTCCTTCCGGTTTCGACAACATCGACTGCTGAAACACCACTGCTTTCGACTTACCGACTACCGGCCAGGCTGATGTAAAAAGCAACAGCAAAACCATTAACCATGTTGCAGCCAACTGACTGCACTCAATGGTTGGTAAGGAGATGCTGTTGATTTTCATGTTCAGTGCAAGTAACATTTGACGGTTAGCCACCAAAACTAATTTTCACAGGAATCTGTCCGGGTTGCTATAGGACATACAAAGATGATCTTATGTTACAATTGGCAATGATGTTTTTTGTTATCGCCGGCTGCAATAATCTGTAAGCTGGTTTTTGGACAACCTTGCGAACCTGTAATGCCACACAAACACTGTTCACAGCGATGATCAGCTTTGGGCTGCAGCTCCCGGCCTTTTTTTTATTTCAGAAATAACCAATTACTTTTGCTAACAAATGTTAGTCTGCGATGCCTAAAGACAAGACGATCAAGCGGAAAGATCAGATCACGAAGATAGCACAGCATAAATTCAGGGAGAAGGGCTACCGTGCTGTTTCCATGCGGGAGCTGGCAGATCATGTAGGCATTGAAGCGGCCAGTTTCTACAATCACTTCGACTCAAAGGAGGGCATTCTGAAAGAAATCTGTTTCCGGATGGCTGCTGAATTTTTCAATGGCATTGACAAAGTGATCAATGAAGAAAAGCTGTCTGATAAGATATTGGAGAAGGCTATCCGATCGCATATTGCGGTAATTACTTCCAACACCGATGCCTCCGCTGTTTTCTTCCACGACTGGCGGTACCTGAGTGAGCCGTTTCTTACCGAGTTCAAAGCATTGCGACGCAACTACGAAAACATCTTCCGCAAGATTATAAGAGAAGGCATGAGCAACGGCACATTTAACAAGCTGGATGAAACATTTACTGTGCTCACCATTTTTTCATCACTCAACTGGGTGTATGAATGGTATGATCCAAACGGGAAGTTTACACCTGTGCAGATTGCGGATAACCTCTCCAGGCTCATCCTCGACGGCATGAGAAAATAAATAGCATAAACCATTCATCATCACGACGGAAAAACACCCTTCAATCTTTTTATATGTACGGCGGCGGCTACATTTTTACTGAACCTACTCAAAAAGAACGTGAGGAGCATGTGGATGATCCCGTCCTGCTCGCAGCATTTGAGGCTACGATTAACAGCGGTGAAAAGATTGAGCCGGAAGACTGGATGCCGTATGAATACCGCAGGCAACTCATCCGGCTGATTGAACAACATGCACATAGTGAAGTGATGGGTGCTTTGCCGGAAGGAGCATGGATCACCCGTGCACCGGGCTTTCGCCGCAAGCTGGCACTGATAGCAAAGGTGCAGGATGAAGTAGGGCATGCGCAGTTACTCTATAATGCTGCCGAAACACTGGGTAAATCACGCGAGGCAATGATCAGCGATTTGCTGAGCGGAAAATCAAAATATTCCAACGTCTTTAACTATCCCGCCTTTACCTGGGCCGACGTTCCTGTCATCGGTTTCCTGATTGATGCCGGCGCCATTGTAAACCAGGTGGCTAACTCCAAAGGATCTTACGGCCCTTATTGCCGTGCCCTGGAACGCATCTGCTATGAAGAATCATTTCACATCAAGCAGGGCTACGATGCATTTGTGGCGATGGCGCTGGGCACACCGTTGCAACGTGAAATGGTACAGGAAGCGCTCAACCGCTGGTGGAAGCCGATCATGCATTTCTTCGGTCCGCCGGATCAGCAGTCGCAGCATGGCGAGCAGCTGATGCGCTGGAAAGTGAAGATGGCCAGCAATGATGATATGCGGCAGCAGTTCCTG
It encodes:
- the paaA gene encoding 1,2-phenylacetyl-CoA epoxidase subunit A, with the protein product MYGGGYIFTEPTQKEREEHVDDPVLLAAFEATINSGEKIEPEDWMPYEYRRQLIRLIEQHAHSEVMGALPEGAWITRAPGFRRKLALIAKVQDEVGHAQLLYNAAETLGKSREAMISDLLSGKSKYSNVFNYPAFTWADVPVIGFLIDAGAIVNQVANSKGSYGPYCRALERICYEESFHIKQGYDAFVAMALGTPLQREMVQEALNRWWKPIMHFFGPPDQQSQHGEQLMRWKVKMASNDDMRQQFLDSYVPKIWELGLTLPDPLLQKNSVSGKWEYSDPDWDEFLRVINGDGPCNAERLAARRFAEDHGSWVREALMNPRQEFSIPLA
- a CDS encoding TetR/AcrR family transcriptional regulator, with translation MPKDKTIKRKDQITKIAQHKFREKGYRAVSMRELADHVGIEAASFYNHFDSKEGILKEICFRMAAEFFNGIDKVINEEKLSDKILEKAIRSHIAVITSNTDASAVFFHDWRYLSEPFLTEFKALRRNYENIFRKIIREGMSNGTFNKLDETFTVLTIFSSLNWVYEWYDPNGKFTPVQIADNLSRLILDGMRK